In Penicillium psychrofluorescens genome assembly, chromosome: 5, a single window of DNA contains:
- a CDS encoding uncharacterized protein (ID:PFLUO_007334-T1.cds;~source:funannotate) has translation MLTRPILRPWARLAAHTFHRSVRLVSSAPPLIQIQDGTFYKQYPTANDASNPPLFPNLNFTLPSDLPSEKADGETPPPHHWAVIGTPSRTDLLHVLRGQHICIPPTARSYPYLRTEEVAAKDPRLRFVGNAIQYIGFSGEGSGAIGGTRGAYLSARYESHREETDWTVQQFLRGQMSLNPLEGEEQGTVHDEQLLEQVITDLRLWDLLDMPVANLSNGQTRRARIAKALLKKPELLLLDEPFMGLDPATVQGISGLLHRLAEKRAPRLVLALRPQDTVPDWITHKMIVGNSQRILLQGPNREVDEGLEVWRKEFFPGLSKSRPQKESISQASQHAMTAGYLDWELLGDLGVGKPKKKTLDGHTRKTGEPLIEMEGVRVQYGERAVLGDWKQRVHNVDKDGLHWQARRGQRWAILGANGSGKTTLLSLITSDHPQTYALPIKLFGRSRLPEVGKPGISIFELQSRLGHSSPEIHAFFPRQLTLRQSLESAFGETFLSKPKLDYERDLDVNAILRYFKDEFDPHAADKVQPPKLFPTEGREFFPKLGSLRYSTAFIDEEHDIEYADQLRFGELTTAQQRIVLFLRALIHRPDIVILDEPFSGLSASQRDKCLHFIDLGERKKAKDDSPEIRYKGLSDDQALVLISHVKEEIPNSVRHFMRLPSDTGADEPLGFRLGLLSSGNVLSDPSVWDTVWSHQFDQHARRTERPADAKDDPSYEDMDTYEMYTLELPATKKK, from the exons ATGCTGACTCGACCAATTCTGCGACCATGGGCGCGCTTGGCTGCCCATACGTTCCATCGCTCAGTGCGCCTGGTGTCTTCGGCGCCTCCCCTGATCCAGATTCAGGATGGCACTTTTTACAAGCAGTATCCAACCGCCAATGACGCATCTAACCCTCCGCTGTTCCCAAACCTCAACTTCACCCTCCCTTCGGATCTCCCCTCAGAGAAAGCAGATGGTGAAACTCCGCCGCCCCATCATTGGGCGGTGATTGGCACCCCCAGCCGAACCGATCTCCTCCACGTCCTACGTGGCCAGCACATCTGTATCCCGCCCACTGCGCGCTCATACCCTTACCTCCGCACGGAAGAGGTCGCGGCCAAGGACCCGCGACTACGCTTTGTGGGGAATGCCATTCAATATATTGGGTTCAGTGGTGAGGGGTCCGGCGCAATTGGAGGCACTCGAGGCGCATACCTGAGTGCCCGGTATGAGAGTCATCGCGAGGAGACAGACTGGACGGTACAGCAATTCCTTCGCGGCCAGATGTCTTTGAACCCACTGGAAGGGGAGGAACAAGGGACAGTGCATGATGAGCAGCTCCTTGAGCAGGTCATCACCGATCTGCGTCTGTGGGACCTGCTTGACATGCCCGTCGCCAATCTCAGCAATGGACAGACGCGGCGCGCGCGGATCGCCAAGGCGCTGCTGAAAAAACCAGAACTGTTGCTTCTCGATGAGCCATTCA TGGGATTGGACCCGGCCACCGTTCAGGGCATTTCTGGACTGCTCCACCGGTTAGCAGAGAAGCGTGCCCCGCGATTGGTGCTGGCTCTACGCCCTCAAGATACTGTGCCCGACTGGATCACCCACAAGATGATCGTGGGCAACTCTCAACGGATCCTTCTGCAGGGTCCAAACCGTGAAGTTGACGAAGGGCTGGAAGTTTGGCGGAAGGAATTTTTCCCTGGGCTCAGTAAGAGCAGGCCTCAAAAAGAGAGCATATCGCAAGCATCTCAACATGCTATGACAGCTGGATATCTAGATTGGGAACTCCTTGGAGACCTGGGAGTTGGCAaacccaagaagaaaacccTCGATGGCCATACTCGGAAGACAGGAGAACCATTGATTGAGATGGAAGGTGTTCGGGTTCAGTACGGCGAGAGAGCGGTGCTGGGCGACTGGAAACAAAGGGTTCACAACGTGGACAAGGATGGCCTGCACTGGCAAGCGCGTCGGGGTCAACGATGGGCGATTCTGGGCGCCAACGGGTCAGGCAAGACGACCTTACTTTCGTTGATCACGTCCGATCATCCACAGACATACGCCCTGCCTATCAAACTGTTTGGACGGTCTCGACTGCCGGAAGTCGGCAAACCCGGTATCTCCATTTTCGAGCTACAGTCCCGGCTCGGCCATTCGTCCCCAGAGATCCACGCGTTCTTTCCTCGTCAGCTGACGCTGCGACAGTCCCTCGAATCGGCCTTTGGAGAGACGTTCTtgtcgaagccaaagctGGACTATGAGCGGGACCTGGACGTGAACGCGATCTTGCGTTACTTCAAAGATGAATTCGATCCCCATGCGGCCGATAAGGTCCAGCCACCAAAGCTCTTCCCCACGGAGGGGCGCGAGTTTTTCCCCAAACTCGGGTCTCTTCGCTACTCAACAGCCTTCATTGATGAAGAGCACGATATCGAGTATGCGGACCAATTGCGCTTCGGCGAGCTCACTACTGCCCAGCAACGTATCGTGCTGTTTCTGCGAGCCCTCATCCACCGACCGGATatcgtcatcctcgacgaaCCCTTCTCAGGCCTGTCCGCCAGTCAGCGCGACAAGTGTCTGCACTTCATCGACCTCGGAGAGCGAAAGAAAGCGAAAGACGACAGCCCCGAAATTCGCTACAAGGGTCTGTCGGATGACCAGGCTTTGGTGCTCATTAGCCATGTCAAGGAAGAAATCCCCAACAGCGTCCGCCACTTTATGCGCCTGCCGTCTGACACGGGCGCCGATGAGCCCCTGGGCTTCCGGCTTGGTCTCCTGTCCAGCGGCAACGTCTTGAGCGACCCATCTGTGTGGGATACGGTGTGGTCTCATCAGTTTGACCAACACGCTCGTCGCACCGAACGACCTGCGGATGCGAAGGACGACCCGAGCTACGAGGATATGGACACATACGAAATGTACACCCTGGAGTTGCCTGCGACAAAGAAGAAGTAA
- a CDS encoding uncharacterized protein (ID:PFLUO_007332-T1.cds;~source:funannotate), whose product MEGRGLTLRSKSRRQRPQISAPKPISGPLPANIKAKEARQGASPADRDQRAPQKDATSDLVKRRYSTRFNPAPDFDANAPPVPLLPPQPGGLAPAAISRKPSASDLASEAPKVDLNALRDPSLPVDRYVASLLANASEEEIQKYQASLRKVKNRTSTDLQQNVYQNRTQFIKISKEAEKLKDEMRTLRTLMAELTTALGQTTVGNTPNPMSPTEEYVPKRNANRSSVANLESMWNVQLQTLWKTVEGSQKFLPAVPGRHIVLETGNWAELDSATWKPRRPVHIVLLNDHILVAAKKRKRVDQSQTNRRGPVPTKLVAEECWPLQDIDMIDLAANLGTGAAREEAVDRGITNAISIRVGSKPYTYRQDKRDTTTKNELLQTFRKTVEDLRRMLRSETEAASKPLEAYGLLAGRMSYTPKSETFDFSEIPRDKSDLRIDVDGKQQNLRWVESQVDDLDIDIALQRFELAVTSIERLRKLARGLKGNAMAQEVINGKVDERAAKLAGMLSRALVDTHSFPMATKTNVSWLSRLGCEDQAREAYLKARSEVIAKRVRACVFEGDLPLYIFQISFVYFTLIKNTISIYQQCFPSVMTSSCIRWAKQHLDGFNALLGRQLSSVQRGTSVWEKCLNIVHDHAELLAEVGVDFTDLVARGLEDYGEQAPGGEGMRTVQPGELPPSPAPPAMI is encoded by the exons ATGGAAGGACGAGGCTTGACCCTGCGCAGCAAGTCTCGCCGCCAGCGGCCTCAGATCAGTGCCCCCAAGCCCATCTCTGGTCCGCTGCCGGCCAACATCAAGGCCAAAGAGGCTCGCCAGGGAGCCTCCCCCGCCGACCGGGACCAACGAGCTCCGCAGAAAGATGCCACGTCTGACCTGGTCAAACGCCGCTACTCGACTCGCTTCAATCCAGCTCCCGACTTCGATGCCAATGCGCCCCCGGTGCCCTTGCTCCCGCCTCAGCCCGGTGGGCTGGCCCCAGCGGCTATCTCGAGGAAGCCATCGGCGTCCGACCTGGCATCGGAGGCGCCCAAGGTAGACCTCAATGCTTTGCGAGATCCGAGTCTTCCCGTGGATCGAT ATGTGGCCAGTTTGCTTGCCAACGcctccgaggaagagattCAAAAGTACCAGGCGAGCCTccgcaaggtcaagaaccGTACCTCGACCGACCTCCAGCAGAACGTGTACCAGAACCGCACGCAATTCATCAAGATTAGTAAGGAAGCGGAAAAGCTCAAGGATGAGATGCGCACGCTCCGCACCCTGATGGCGGAGCTCACCACCGCACTGGGACAGACCACGGTGGGCAACACGCCCAACCCCATGTCTCCCACGGAGGAATATGTTCCCAAGCGCAATGCGAACCGCAGCTCCGTCGCCAACCTAGAAAGCATGTGGAATGTGCAGCTCCAAACCCTGTGGAAGACTGTGGAAGGGTCCCAGAAGTTTCTGCCGGCTGTCCCAGGGCGGCACATTGTGTTGGAGACGGGTAACTGGGCCGAGCTGGACTCGGCGACCTGGAAGCCCCGGCGGCCCGTCCATATCGTCTTGTTGAATGACCATATCCTGGTGGCcgccaagaagcgcaagcgaGTAGACCAGTCCCAAACCAACCGTCGAGGACCTGTCCCCACCAAGCTCGTCGCAGAGGAGTGCTGGCCACTCCAGGACATTGACATGATTGATCTGGCTGCCAACCTGGGTACCGGCGCGGCGCGTGAAGAAGCTGTGGACCGTGGCATTACGAATGCCATCAGCATTCGCGTCGGGTCCAAGCCGTACACTTACCGCCAGGACAAGCGCGACACAACTACCAAGAACGAGCTGCTGCAAACCTTCCGCAAAACGGTTGAAGACCTGCGGCGCATGCTTCGGTCCGAAACAGAGGCTGCGAGCAAACCGCTCGAGGCCTATGGGCTTCTGGCGGGCCGAATGTCCTACACGCCAAAGTCTGAGACGTTTGATTTCTCGGAGATCCCCCGCGACAAGTCGGACCTGCGAATTGATGTGGATGGGAAGCAGCAGAATCTGCGTTGGGTGGAGAGCCAAGTGGATGACCTGGACATTGACATTGCACTGCAACGATTTGAGTTGGCCGTGACAAGCATTGAACGGCTGCGCAAGTTGGCCAGGGGTCTGAAGGGGAACGCCATGGCGCAGGAGGTGATCAACGGCAAGGTTGATGAGCGCGCGGCGAAACTGGCGGGCATGCTCTCCCGGGCATTGGTGGATACGCACTCCTTCCCAATGGCGACCAAGACCAATGTCAGCTGGCTATCCCGCCTCGGGTGTGAGGACCAGGCCCGGGAAGCCTATCTGAAGGCCCGATCCGAAGTGATCGCTAAGCGCGTCCG AGCCTGCGTCTTCGAGGGCGACCTCCCTCTTtacatcttccagatctcgTTCGTCTATTTCACACTTATCAAGAATACCATCAGTATCTACCAGCAGTGCTTCCCGTCCGTGATGACAAGTTCCTGCATCCGATGGGCCAAGCAACATCTCGACGGATTCAATGCGCTACTCGGCCGCCAACTCAGCAGCGTGCAACGCGGCACCTCGGTGTGGGAGAAGTGTTTGAATATTGTGCATGACCATGCCGAACTGCTGGCGGAGGTGGGCGTCGATTTTACGGATTTGGTCGCTCGCGGATTGGAGGATTACGGCGAGCAGGCTCCTGGCGGAGAGGGCATGCGCACAGTTCAGCCAGGGGAACTGCCACCTtccccagcgccgccggcgatgatCTAG
- a CDS encoding uncharacterized protein (ID:PFLUO_007333-T1.cds;~source:funannotate), with product MKIVLAGSTGFIGQEVLQQCLDSSKITSVVVLSRRELPSQEDKHKAKKLRVVLVDDFLWYPDSVRDVIKNADACIWTLGKARMPDNETARRVSVDYTLAAALVLQEMTDNKIRFVYCSGAAAERDHNKPLWFMQEYRRIRGQVETELLSLAEAHPNHFDAYIMRPGMVMSSELTLRSMLLCLTTSVRVDVLAGAMLDLALDGVEKKIWGNAEIIQASKHE from the exons ATGAAGATAGTCCTAGCAGGCTCGACCGGCTTCATCGGCCAAGAAGTTCTTCAGCAATGCTTAGACAGTTCCAAAATCACCTCGGTGGTGGTCCTCTCGCGCCGCGAGTTACCCTCGCAAGAAGATAAGCACAAAGCCAAGAAACTGCGAGTCGTTCTTGTGGATGATTTTCTGTGGTATCCCGACTCGGTCAGGGATGTGATTAAGAATGCAGATGCATGTATCTG GACACTGGGCAAAGCGCGCATGCCCGATAACGAAACAGCCCGCCGTGTGAGCGTGGATTATAcgctcgccgccgcgctggTGTTGCAAGAGATGACGGACAACAAGATCCGCTTTGTGTATTGCAGCGGAGCCGCGGCGGAGCGAGATCATAACAAGCCGTTGTGGTTTATGCAGGAGTATCGACGGATTCGA GGCCAGGTGGAGACTGAGCTGCTGTCCCTGGCCGAGGCACACCCCAATCACTTCGATGCGTACATCATGCGCCCCGGCATGGTAATGTCGTCCGAGTTGACCCTGCGCAGTATGTTGCTGTGCCTGACGACCTCCGTGCGGGTGGATGTGTTGGCGGGCGCCATGCTGGAtctggcgctggatggcgTCGAGAAGAAGATATGGGGGAATGCAGAGATCATCCAGGCGAGTAAACATGAATGA
- a CDS encoding uncharacterized protein (ID:PFLUO_007336-T1.cds;~source:funannotate): MSIPSLPLFVAAQTHAQRNPAKVAVVDTTKEESFTFGQLLADAATLKKRILGKLGLSDSGDLDERRIAFLTPNGYDYVVTQWAVWAAGGVCVPLCTSHPVKELLYTVGDSDPSLILVHPTFEKVVPALREGCATAIPFMNLEPFTRTDEAPLPTFSPSFPLTRRALMIYTSGTTSNPKGCVTTHENITFQANSLIKAWNYNSSDHLIHVLPLHHVHGIINGLTASFLSGTTVEMHPKFDPKAIWERWQDRGSSTMFMAVPTIYSRLNDYFDAHIRRSEQEMAARAGAKALRLIVSGSAALPTPIKAKFAEITGQVLLERYGMTEIGMAISCGLEVEKRIDGSVGWPLPGVQVRLTEKETGRVIEESDEDGMIEIKGGNVFREYWRRPEATVSEFTADGWFKTGDVARRDAAGAYYIQGRASVDLIKSGGYKISALEVERKMLALDSIQEVAVVGLADEEWGQRVAAVIKVREGAAPLELQALRAELKNEMAPYKIPTVLKIVDGIERNAMGKVNKKTIVQKYWPDKA; this comes from the exons ATGTCAATTCCATCCCTACCGCTCTTCGTGGCGGCGCAGACCCATGCCCAGCGCAACCCCGCGAAGGTGGCGGTCGTggacaccaccaaggaggagtCCTTCACCTTTGGTCAGCTGCTTGCCGATGCGGCGACCTTGAAGAAGCGTATTCTTGGGAAACTCGGGCTTTCGGACTCTGGTGATTTGGACGAACGGCGCATTGCCTTCCTCACTCCGAACGGATACGATTATGTAGTCACTCAATGGGCTGTCTGGGCGGCCGGGGGAGTGTGTGTGCCACTCT GCACAAGCCACCCTGTGAAGGAGCTCCTATATACCGTGGGCGACTCGGACCCGTCCCTAATCCTCGTCCATCCAACGTTTGAGAAAGTGGTGCCGGCTTTGCGCGAGGGATGCGCTACCGCCATTCCATTCATGAACTTGGAACCTTTTACACGCACCGACGAAGCGCCTCTGCCTactttctctccctcttttcccTTGACGCGTCGAGCCTTGATGATCTATACATCTGGCACCACATCAAACCCGAAAGGCTGTGTCACAACACACGAAAATATTACATTCCAAGCAAACAGCCTCATCAAGGCCTGGAATTACAACTCCTCTGACCATCTCATCCACGTGCTCCCACTGCACCATGTCCACGGGATCATCAACGGGTTGACAGCCAGTTTTCTGAGCGGCACGACGGTGGAAATGCACCCGAAATTCGACCCCAAAGCTATCTGGGAGCGGTGGCAGGACCGCGGCTCCTCGACTATGTTCATGGCTGTGCCAACGATCTACTCGCGACTCAATGATTATTTCGATGCTCACATTCGCCGGTCCGAACAAGAGATGGCAGCGCGAGCTGGCGCGAAAGCCCTGCGGTTAATCGTTAGTGGATCTGCGGCGCTCCCAACCCCTATAAAGGCCAAATTTGCCGAGATAACGGGTCAGGTCCTGCTGGAGAGGTACGGAATGACGGAGATTGGTATGGCGATTAGTTGCGGGttggaggttgagaagcgCATTGATGGCAGTGTGGGTTGGCCGCTCCCTGGTGTTCAGGTGCGATTGACCGAGAAGGAGACCGGGCGAGTCATTGAGGAGAGTGACGAGGACGGGATGATTGAGATCAAAGGCGGCAATGTCTTCCGCGAGTACTGGCGCAGACCTGAAGCAACCGTATCCGAATTTACGGCCGATGGATGGTTCAAGACGGGCGATGTAGCGAGACGCGATGCAGCTGGTGCTTACTATATCCAGGGCCGGGCGTCGGTCGACTTGATCAAATCGGGTGGGTATAAGATCTCGGCGCTTGAAGTCGAGCGCAAGATGCTCGCATTGGACTCTATCCAAGAAGTAGCCGTTGTCGGGCTAGCAGATGAGGAATGGGGACAACGGGTTGCGGCAGTGATCAAGGTCCGCGAGGGA GCTGCACCGCTGGAACTCCAAGCTCTCCGCGCCGAACTGAAGAACGAAATGGCCCCGTATAAGATCCCCACGGTGTTGAAGATCGTGGACGGGATTGAGCGTAATGCCATGGGTAAGgtcaacaagaagaccaTTGTGCAAAAGTACTGGCCCGATAAGGCTTGA
- a CDS encoding uncharacterized protein (ID:PFLUO_007335-T1.cds;~source:funannotate) yields the protein MNWQTLLTFTTLGLAAAESSVVSLFIFDADPQSLVGSVVASNSDTTTYSINCAPGENANKCGFAPGFTYIEAPTTVNWELAPPHNTYGHVGCSMGGSTAAVCTLTIQHQVIGSSRTELTQVTTLSKGDVTYMPVTITAGPSAAAPGASTTATGASTTATGASTTATGASTTTTSKASTTATSQASGASSSASTSTGGLPQITANPGAILGGAAAALIAAVL from the exons ATGAATTGGCAAACCTTGCTGACTTTCACGACGTTGGGCCTCGCGGCCGCAGAATCCTCCGTCGTCTCTCTGTTTATCTTTGATGCTGATCCTCAGTCGCTGGTCGGCTCGGTCGTGGCATCG AACTCCGACACGACGACATACAGCATCAACTGCGCCCCTGGCGAGAATGCCAACAAGTGCGGATTCGCCCCGGGCTTCACGTACATCGAGGCCCCGACAACGGTCAATTGGGAGTTGGCTCCACCCCACAATAC CTATGGCCACGTTGGTTGCTCGATGGGAGGATCCACGGCTGCCGTGTGCACGTTGACCATACAACATCAGGTGATTGGTAGCTCGCGCACCGAGTTGACTCAAGTCACGACTCTGAGCAAGGGTGATGTTACCTACATGCCTGTCACCATTACAGCAGGTCCCTCGGCCGCCGCCCCTGGGGCTTCGACGACCGCCACTGGAGCTTCGACGACCGCCACTGGAGCTTCGACGACCGCCACTGGGGCTTcgacgaccaccacatcGAAAGCTTCGACTACCGCCACGTCGCAGGCTTCGGGTgcatcttcctccgccaGTACCAGCACGGGAGGTCTGCCTCAAATCACCGCAAATCCCGGTGCTATCTTGGGTGGTGCTGCAGCGGCTCTAATTGCTGCTGTCCTGTAG
- a CDS encoding uncharacterized protein (ID:PFLUO_007337-T1.cds;~source:funannotate) yields MSAAAEKDVEGTVSPGPKEEVETSSPSTSSLGETFGINEKALLRKLDYRLLPPLTLLYLLSFLDRSNVGNAKLEGMTTDVGMSGDQYLTGLTLYFIGYVLFEIPCNIVLKKTTPRTWLPSLTLVWGVVATLLGVVQNYPGFLSSRFFLGVAESGLFPGVVFYLSMWYKRNEQHYRVALFFSAASLAGAFGGILAWGIAHMKGVGGYNGWRWIFILEGLLTIIVSIIAYFWVYNYPATAEFLTEEEREFIQFRLKNDNDATRDEKFTWSAVLDAFKDPKVWLYCLGFHTMSLPLYTLSLFLPTIIKDLGYSAAEAQLLTVPPYAVAFILTITVAVLSERIQRRAPFIMGSSALACIGYIILLSDHRAGVSYVGTIFAAAGIYPAVAIVLSWPANNVSGQTKRCIANALQISIGNLGAVIGTQLYRTEWSPHYFVGHGTALGYLVANIFVVGALWYVLKQENEKKEREREAQGLTAMMGDVGDVEGEFLGDKDPRWIFQL; encoded by the exons AtgtccgccgccgcagagaAGGATGTTGAGGGCACGGTCAGTCCTGGTCCCAAGGAGGAAGTCGAaacctcatcgccatcaacgAGCAGTCTCGGTGAGACCTTTGGCATCAACGAGAAGGCCCTGCTCCGGAAACTAGACTACCGACTGCTCCCGCCGTTGACATTGTTGTATCTGCTTTCGTTCCTGGATCGGAGCAATG TTGGAAACGCAAAGCTCGAGGGCATGACGACGGACGTCGGGATGT CAGGAGATCAGTACCTCACAGGCCTTACCCTCTATTTCATCGGATACGTGCTTTTTGAAATTCCCTGCAACATCGTCTTGAAGAAAACGACTCCGCGCACATGGTTGCCCAGCCTTACTCTCGTCTGGGGCGTGGTAGCGACACTTCTGGGAGTCGTGCAGAACTACCCCGGGTTCCTGTCTTCGcgtttcttcctcggtgtCGCAGAAAGTGGTCTTTTCCCCGGCGTGGTATTCTACTTGTCTATGTGGTATAAACGCAATGAACAGCATTATCGCGTTGCTCTGTTCTTCAGTGCTGCATCGTTGGCCGGTGCCTTTGGTGGTATCCTCGCCTGGGGTATTGCCCACATGAAGGGTGTTGGAGGATATAATGGCTGGAGATGGATTTTCATTCTG GAAGGACTGTTGACCATTATCGTGTCCATCATCGCCTATTTCTGGGTGTACAATTATCCAGCCACGGCCGAGTTCCTTACTGAGGAAGAGCGCGAGTTCATCCAGTTCCGCCTCAAGAATGACAATGACGCCACGCGCGATGAAAAGTTCACTTGGTCGGCGGTGCTGGACGCATTCAAGGATCCTAAGGTTTGGCTGTACTGCTTAGGTTTCCACACCATGTCCCTGCCGCTGTATACCCTTTCGTTGTTTCTG CCGACGATTATCAAGGATTTGGGATACTCTGCAGCCGAAGCACAACTGCTCACTGTGCCCCCGTACGCCGTGGCTTTCATCTTGACCATTACCGTCGCCGTGCTCTCCGAGCGAATTCAACGTCGGGCCCcattcatcatgggctcATCCGCCCTCGCCTGCATTGGATATATTATTTTACTATCCGATCACCGTGCGGGCGTGTCTTACGTCGGAACTATCTTCGCCGCAGCCGGCATTTATCCTGCCGTTGCCATCGTGCTCTCATGGCCCGCGAACAACGTCTCCGGACAGACAAAACGCTGCATCGCAAACGCTTTGCAGATTTCTATTGGAAACCTTGGTGCTGTCATAGGTACACAGTTGTATCGCACTGAGTGGAGTCCGCACTACTTTGTGGGCCACGGCACTGCGCTGGGCTACCTAGTTGCCAACATTTTCGTCGTGGGGGCGTTATGGTACGTTTTGAAGCAGGAGAATGAGAAAAAGGAGCGTGAGCGAGAAGCCCAAGGTTtgacggccatgatgggtGATGTTGGAGACGTTGAGGGTGAATTCTTGGGAGACAAGGACCCCCGTTGGATCTTCCAGTTATAA